One window of Plasmodium relictum strain SGS1 genome assembly, chromosome: 14 genomic DNA carries:
- the CUL1 gene encoding cullin-1, putative has product MDIANVNFENGWKIIKEEAIEKIEKYLENDNIEKNKNLFSATEYTRLYTVVYNMCAKKNPFCYSKEVYRKYGESLSFYAVDKIKPLLRNKNDLIKTKVLINAWIKYSFYTNWMNKFLRYLDRYYVEYNSSLCLSAYTKNIFKITLFNDLRDGIKDIIYEIYDNLRIDEKKDEKKLFCDLVQLYKELDKESSEKMYEHDIEKKVIENVDNYYKREGDNWINTLCFDDYIISIENSIEKEYNKNKSLNLNEETCEKITNIIVKLLIFDKLDILLSNKQNIYDLLKNNNLRCLRRTYILFSYFPQAIEGLKKIIGEYVKAEGNNLKEKYIEISKNISHYKNNENKQKLFYESNTNSNILEQKDENVLCEYIDKLIKLHNHYDNVFKLSFFNISNNVIDQNFKECLKDYFESFVEHEDENFSTVKLLVLYADNILKKDINLKDDINFKIDLIDKNGENKNENSVVNENDCSDSDNKPESSILMKKMSDIVEIFNYTSNKETFFEYYRVYLANRLINNIYISLNIEKKFIENLYYMCGSQYTSKLGGMIQDMINNRNMNTKFYHYINKKYSMNKNEININYLKDFFSVKILNKGYWPALEKTSMKLNDDFNKYVELFEEYYKSDNKNRKLEWIYDLSEVVLEYFFNDTTYYLYCNVVNAQILLLFNKYEFINFDIIKRELQLDLKSFTNNMYSCFYHFKIIHSTDEVVEWSSSNFYINKEFSYHHKKVFIKKATTLLSKEHEKTKEDRTMAIEAAIVRVMKIHKKLFYDQIFDYVKRSLSNFSPTNQVIEKKIDLLVEREYIQKEENSQVYVYIP; this is encoded by the exons ATGGATATAGCAAATGTAAATTTCGAGAATGGatggaaaataataaaagaagaagctattgaaaaaatagaaaaatatttagaaaatgataacattgaaaaaaataaaaatttatttagtGCAACAGAATATACTAGATTATATACAGTTGTATATAATATGTGTGCAAAGAAAAATCCTTTTTGTTACTCTAAAGAAgtatatagaaaatatgGTGAAAGTTTATCTTTTTATGCTGTTGATAAAATTAAGCCattattaagaaataaaaatgatcTAATTAAAACAAAAGTATTAATTAATGCATGgataaaatattctttttatacaAATTGGATGAACAAATTTTTAAGATATCTTGACCGTTATTACGTAGAATATAATAGTTCATTATGCTTAAGTgcatatacaaaaaatatttttaaaattacgtTGTTTAATGATTTAAGAGATGGAATTAAAGATATCATATATGAAATTTATGACAATTTAAGAATAGATGagaaaaaagatgaaaaaaaattattttgtgaTTTAGTtcaattatataaagaattagATAAAGAAAGCAGTGAAAAAATGTATGAACACGATATAGAGAAAAAAGTAATAGAAAATGTAGATAATTACTATAAAAGGGAAGGAGATAATTGGATAAATACGTTGTGTTTTGATGATTATATTATATCAATTGAAAATTCTATTGAAAAagaatacaataaaaataaatcattaaatttaaatgaagaaactTGTGAAAAAATCACTAACATTATAGTAAAACTTTTAATATTTGACAAATTAGATATATTATTAAGcaataaacaaaatatatatgatttattaaaaaataataatttacgATGTCTTAGAAgaacatatattttattttcttattttcctCAAGCTATTGaaggattaaaaaaaattataggaGAATATGTTAAAGCAGAaggtaataatttaaaagagaaatacattgaaatatcaaaaaatattagtcattataaaaataatgaaaataaacaaaaattattttatgaatCTAATACAAATAGTAATATTTTAGAacaaaaagatgaaaatgtGTTATGTGAATATATAGATAAGTTGATAAAATTACACAATCATTATGATAATGTATTTAAGTTATCCTTCtttaatatatcaaataatGTAATAGACCAGAATTTTAAAGAATGTTTAAAGGATTATTTTGAAAGTTTTGTTGAGCATGAAGATGAAAATTTCAGTACTGTAAAATTGTTAGTTTTATATGCAGacaatatattaaaaaaagatataaactTAAAGGATGATATAAACTTTAAAATTGATTTGATTGATAAAAAtggagaaaataaaaatgagaatAGCGTAGTCAATGAAAATGATTGTAGTGATAGTGATAATAAACCAGAAAGCTCAattttgatgaaaaaaatgtcAGATATTgtagaaatatttaattatacaaGCAATAAAGAaactttttttgaatattataGGGTTTATTTAGCTAACagattaattaataatatatatatatcattaaatattgaaaaaaaatttatcgaaaatttatattatatgtgTGGTTCACAATATACTTCAAAATTAGGTGGCATGATTCAGGATATGATCAATAATAGAAATATGAATACaaaattttatcattacattaataaaaaatattctatgaataaaaatgagataaatataaattatttaaaagattttttttcGGTGAAGATATTAAATAAAGGATACTGGCCTGCTTTAGAAAAAACATCTATGAAATTAAATGatgattttaataaatatgttgAGTTATTTgaagaatattataaatctgataataaaaatagaaaactAGAATGGATATATGACTTAAGTGAAGTAGTATTGGAATATTTCTTTAATGACACTACTTATTATTTGTATTGCAATGTAGTAAATGCTCAAATTCTTttgttatttaataaatatgaatttataaattttgataTTATAAAAAGGGAATTACAGTTAGATCTGAAATCTTTTACAAATAACATGTATTCATGTTTTTaccattttaaaattatacattCCACTGATGAAGTAGTTGAATGGAGTTCatctaatttttatataaataaagaattttcTTATCATCATAAGAAAgtgtttataaaaaaagcaaCTACATTATTATCAAAAGAACATGAAAAAACTAAAGAAGATAGAACCATGGCAATAGAAGCAGCTATTGTTCGTGTAATGAAAATTCATAAGAAACTTTTTTACGATCAAATTTTTGATTATGTAAAAAGATCTTTATCTAATTTTTCTCCTACCAATCAA gttattgaaaaaaaaatagaccTACTGGTTGAAAGAGAATATATtcaaaaagaagaaaatagtcaagtatatgtatatattccATAG
- the DHPS gene encoding dihydropteroate synthetase, putative, with protein MVFIKKIMNSTDSNKRNIAVLNIGTNDKNNSVTILETAFYLIEKYIGKIINTSYLYETVPEYIILDEIKSIENVTNEICEDYEINDINWLKDIVKALECSRYEENYDLIHECYEYDKFLKNEKLNESTIEEVAADDYELESKNLIKKNDEIMKENLEKYKNKYYTKYFYNVVVVVRSFVEDPLSMLIILKYIEQLMKRKNIKKRLKFENRLLDIDILFFNNYTIFKKKIELEKSDIYKVFLKYINIEKDKNKIYEIIETLKDEIQFLCIPHLYTRFRYSILLCLNDVIPQYKHPVLKEKISTLYNNCVKNFEEKYKINIKENNKKIYVLKDQLLYLKEKTQIVGILNVNYDSFSDGGLFADPSKAVDRIFEMINEGANVIDIGGESSAPFVVPNPKISERDLVMPVLRLFHQEWDKLESELKKDIIKPVISIDTVHYDIFKECVEENFVDVLNDISACTNNPEIIKLLKKENKYLSVVLMHKRGNPHTMDKLTDYNNIVYDIKNYLVDRLNFLVLNGIPRYRIILDVGLGFAKKHDQSIKLLKDIHVYDDYPLFIGYSRKRFIAHCMNENSIINRKKEAFGDEKSENENKKKGWIFKMNNVRQDKDQLLYQKNICGGLAIASYLFYKKVDLIRVHDVLETKAVLDVLTKIHKL; from the exons atggtatttatcaaaaaaattatgaattcTACTGATAGTAACAAAAGGAATATAGCTGTTTTAAATATTGGaacaaatgataaaaataactcTGTTACAATTTTGGAGACAGCTTTTTATCTAATTGAGAAATATATTG gTAAAATTATTAACACTTCTTACCTATATGAAACAGTGCCTGAATATATTATACTAgatgaaataaaatcaaTAGAGAATGTAACTAATGAAATATGTGAAGATTATGAAATTAATGATATTAATTGGTTAAAGGATATAGTGAAAGCATTAGAATGCTCAAGATATGAAGAAAATTACGATTTAATTCATGAATGCTATGAATACGATAAATTTctgaaaaatgaaaaattaaatgaaagtaCCATAGAAGAAGTGGCCGCAGATGATTATGAATTAGAATCTAAAAAtctaataaagaaaaatgatgaaattaTGAAAGagaatttagaaaaatataagaataaatattacactaaatatttttataatgtagTAGTTGTTGTTAGAAGTTTTGTTGAGGACCCACTGAGTATgcttataatattaaagtaTATTGAACAAttaatgaaaagaaaaaatataaagaaaagattaaaatttgaaaatcGTCTTTTAGACAtagatatattattttttaataattataccatttttaaaaaaaaaattgagtTAGAAAAAagtgatatatataaagtatttttaaaatatattaatatagaaaaagataaaaacaaaatttatgaaataatTGAAACATTAAAAGATGAAATTCAATTTTTATGCATTCCACATTTATATACAAGATTTAGATATAGTATATTATTATGTTTAAATGATGTTATTCCTCAGTATAAGCATCCtgtattaaaagaaaaaattagtaCATTGTATAACAATTGtgttaaaaattttgaagaaaaatataaaataaatatcaaAGAAAacaataagaaaatatatgtacTAAAAGATCAACtgttatatttaaaagagaAAACACAAATTGTAGGAATATTAAATGTAAACTATGATTCCTTTTCCGATGGTGGATTATTTGCAGATCCTTCAAAAGCAGTAGACAGAATTTTTGAAATGATAAATGAAGGAGCAAATGTAATTGATATAGGTGGTGAATCGTCTGCTCCATTTGTTGTTCCTAATCCCAAAATTAGTGAAAGAGATTTAGTTATGCCAGTTTTAAGATTGTTTCATCAAGAATGGGATAAATTAGAGAGTgagttaaaaaaagatatcaTAAAACCTGTTATAAGTATTGATACAGTGCattatgatatttttaaagaatgcGTTGAGGAAAATTTTGTTGATgttttaaatgatataagTGCATGCACAAATAATccagaaataataaaattattaaaaaaagaaaataaatatttaagcGTTGTTTTAATGCATAAAAGAGGAAATCCACATACGATGGACAAATTAAcagattataataatatagttTATgacattaaaaattatttggtGGATAGATTAAACTTTCTTGTTTTAAATGGAATACCACGCTATAGAATTATATTGGATGTTGGATTAGGTTTTGCAAAAAAGCATGATCAgtcaattaaattattaaaagatattcATGTTTATGATGACTACCCTCTTTTTATTGGATATTCAAGAAAAAGATTTATTGCACATTGTATGAATGAAAATAGTATAATAAATAGAAAGAAGGAAGCTTTTGGTGATGAGAAaagtgaaaatgaaaataaaaaaaaaggatggatatttaaaatgaataatgTGAGACAAGATAAAGATCAGTTactatatcaaaaaaatatatgcg gAGGATTGGCAATTgcttcatatttattttataaaaaagtcGATTTAATAAGAGTTCATGATGTTTTAGAAACCAAAGCTGTTTTAGATGtattaacaaaaatacataaattataa
- a CDS encoding RNA helicase, putative, with protein MNYNNNNINTNFNKNEDQRNNYLRNNYIPNVNDISYRDNIQIQENSNAHVFTQLRNKRDPDSTITTTNRNYYKSNTSQNSYINDDTRNIDNSKSYVNYVDKNNIDAQENYKNKYTSSYYEKQNNEDNLVQHQKKGGNFMSNINKNKYENGTIPNNQRNNNINGQEKPRYKPPMLRNQNMYNRNNFNKMNYNKGGNPIFNRNYNIPKTAWANRDNRRYYAEKEEEIFSNVKSEKGVNFELYNSIPIELSGYSSENIVPIENFDDPALNLSDLLLSNIKKVNYDKTTPIQKYSLSIIMNKNDLIGVAQTGSGKTAGYLLPIINHMLLNDPPKHTFYDNNNNNNNSNYYFNKVCLPICLILAPTRELAVQIFYDAKKFCYETGIRPVVLYGGSNIKTQLSNLDKGADIIVATPGRLNDILEKKKIRLFLTSFLVLDEADRMLDMGFSPQIRSIINDYDMPGNDNDADTNENKMEYKKYCNEVIKRQTIMFSATFRKEVQVLAKEYLCNYTYLLVGKVGSTHEYIKQNLVYVEEENKCNYLTNILSENNSGLTIIFIETKRKADIIERYLNNKKLNAVCIHGDKSQDERERALKLFKRGIKNILVATDVAARGLDISNIKHVINFDLPSNIDDYIHRIGRTGRAGNIGIATSFVNEDNKNIFKDLLATLEECNQFIPRWFFNLVMRYTASARANRNYRYKSIKNKNNYSRYTNNNNNNPMTNKNMNSIPFNNSNSYNNSVGNNNGYNNSAGFPSTPYNNNMYANNYNNAYNNPFNNNKYNSNYNQKKFDDQKFQRNNYQSADDNNDGW; from the coding sequence atgaattacaataataataatataaatactaactttaataaaaatgaagatcaAAGAAATAACTATTTAAGGAATAATTACATACCTAATGTAAATGATATTTCATATAGGGATAACATTCAAATTCAGGAGAATTCTAATGCGCATGTTTTTACTCAACTAAGAAATAAACGAGATCCTGATAGTACTATAACTACGACTAAtagaaattattataaaagcaATACAAGCCAAAATAGTTATATAAATGATGATACAAGAAATATTGATAATAGTAAGAGCTATGTAAATTATGTAGACAAAAACAATATTGATGCtcaagaaaattataaaaataagtatactAGTAGTTATTATGAAAAACAGAACAATGAAGATAATTTAGTGCAGCATCAGAAAAAAGGAGGAAATTTTATgagtaatataaataaaaataaatatgaaaacgGAACAATTCCTAATAAccaaagaaataataatattaatggcCAGGAAAAACCAAGATATAAACCTCCTATGTTAAGAAATcaaaatatgtataatagaaataattttaataagatGAATTATAATAAAGGTGGTAATCctatttttaatagaaattataatattcccAAAACAGCTTGGGCAAATAGAGATAATAGAAGATATTATGCTGAAAAAGAGGaagaaattttttcaaatgtaaaaagtgaaaaaggagtaaattttgaattatataataGTATACCAATAGAACTTAGTGGATATAGTAGTGAAAATATAGTTCCAATAGAAAATTTTGATGATCCAGCTCTTAATTTAAGTGATTTGTTATTatctaatataaaaaaagtaaattatgATAAAACAACACCCATTCAAAAATATAGTTTGAGTAtaattatgaataaaaatgatttaattgGTGTAGCTCAAACTGGTAGTGGTAAAACTGCAGGATATTTATTACCTATTATTAATCATATGCTATTAAATGATCCACCTAAGCATACCttttatgataataataataataataataattctaattattattttaataaagtaTGTTTGCCTATTTGTTTAATTCTTGCTCCGACAAGAGAATTAGCAgttcaaatattttatgaTGCAAAAAAGTTCTGCTATGAAACAGGGATAAGGCCAGTTGTTTTATATGGTGGAAGTAATATTAAAACTCAGTTATCTAATTTAGATAAAGGTGCTGATATAATTGTTGCTACTCCTGGAAGGTTAAATGATATTTtagaaaagaagaaaataagatTATTTTTAACATCTTTTCTGGTACTTGATGAAGCAGATAGAATGCTTGATATGGGTTTTTCTCCTCAAATAAGAAGTATAATAAATGATTATGATATGCCAGGTAACGATAATGATGCAGACactaatgaaaataaaatggaGTATAAGAAATATTGTAATGAAGTTATAAAAAGACAGACTATTATGTTCAGTGCAACCTTTAGAAAAGAAGTTCAGGTATTAGCAAAAGAATACTTATGTAATTATACGTATTTATTAGTAGGTAAAGTAGGAAGTACTCATGAGTATATTAAACAGAACTTAGTATATGTAGAAGAAGAAAACAAATGTAATTATTTAACAAATATATTATCTGAAAATAATAGTGGATTaacaataatatttattgaaACAAAAAGGAAAGCTGATATTATTGAGAGATatctaaataataaaaaattaaatgccGTTTGTATACATGGAGATAAAAGTCAAGATGAGAGGGAGAGAGCATTGAAATTATTTAAGAGGGGaattaagaatattttaGTTGCAACAGACGTAGCAGCAAGAGGATTAGACATATCTAACATCAAGCATGTAATTAATTTTGATTTGCCTAGTAATATTGATGATTATATTCATAGGATTGGTAGAACAGGAAGAGCTGGAAATATTGGTATAGCAACTTCTTTTGtaaatgaagataataaaaacatttttaaagATCTATTAGCAACATTAGAAGAATGTAATCAATTTATACCACGTTGGTTTTTTAATTTAGTTATGAGATATACAGCTAGTGCAAGAGCTAATAGGAATTATAGATATaaatcaattaaaaataaaaataattattctagatatacaaataataataataataatcctATGACtaacaaaaatatgaatagTATTCCatttaataatagtaattcTTATAATAATTCTGTTGGTAATAACAATGGATATAATAATAGTGCTGGTTTTCCCAGTACCCCTTATAACAACAATATGTATGccaataattataataatgcaTACAATAACCcctttaataataataaatacaaCAGTAACTacaatcaaaaaaaatttgacgATCAGAAATTCCaaagaaataattatcaAAGTGCTGATGATAATAACGATGGATGGTAA